The Papaver somniferum cultivar HN1 chromosome 6, ASM357369v1, whole genome shotgun sequence genome segment GTATGGCTAACCCAATAACGAAAGTTTCGTAAGGGGACTGGAGCAGGCTACCATGAGACAAAAGATCTTCTTTCTAAAGGGATTTGATTCGGAACTATTATATGTCCAAGGTTCAATATTGAAATCATTTCAGAGGTTTTCCCTGACTTTGTCCGTGTCAACAAACAATTCGAAATACCTCGACTTTTTTAGAACAGGTCCGAGTCAAATAGCAATGATTCGAAGCACTTCTTTTTACACTATTTCGGAAACCCAAGGACTCAATCGTATGGATATGTAAAATACAGGATTTCCAATCCTAGCAGGAAAAGGAGGGAAACGGATACTCAATTTAAAGTGAGTAAACAGAATTCCATACTCGATCTCATAGATACATATAGAATTCTGTGGAAAGCCGTATTCGATGAAAGTCGTATGTACGGCTTGGAGGGAGATCTTTCATATCTTTCGAGATCCACCCTACAATATGGGGTCAAAAAGCCATAATTCATTTTAGCCCTTATAAAAAGAAAACTTATTCTTGAACCTCTTTCACGCTCATGTCACGTCGAGGTACTGCAGAAGAAAAAACTGCAAAATCCGATCCAATTTATCGTAATCGATTAGTTAACATGTTGGTTAACCGTATTCTGAAACACGGAAAAAAATCATTGGATTATCAAATTATCTATCGAGCCCTGAAAAAGATTCAACAAAAGACAGAAACAAATCCACTATCCGTTTTACGTCAAGCAATACGTGGAGTAACTCCCGATATAGCAGTAAAAGCAAGACGTGTAGGCGGATCGACTCATCAAGTTCCCATTGAAATAGGATCTACACAAGGAAAAGCACTTGCCATCGTTGGTTATTAGGAGCATCCCGAAAACGTCCGGGTCGAAATATGGCTTTTAAATTAAGTTCCGAATTAGTGGATGCTGCCAAAGGGAGTGGCGATGCAATACGCAAAAAGGAAGAGACTCATAGAATGACAGAGGCAAATAGAGCTTTTGCACATTTTCGTTAATCCATGAACAGGATCTATATAGACACATAGATCCATGGATCCATACATCTCGATCGTAAAAGAATcaatagaaaaagaaagaatcgGAATGGATCGATATCTTTCTCGAAACAAATGAAAAGGAAACGAACGATGAAGGATAAATAATGGATCAACTAAGACCTCTCGGGGGCTTGCttaagaataagaataagaaagaGGAATCTCATATAAATACCATGGAATAACGTTTGATCCTATTCATGGGGATTCCGTAAATATCCCATTCCAAAACTAGAAAGTTcgaaacaattggacttttttgGAGATTGGATGCAGTTACTAATTCATGATCTGGCATGTACAGAATGAAAACTTCATTCTCGATTCTACGAGAATTTTTATGAAAGCGTTTCATTTGCTTCTCTTCAATGGAAATTTTATTTTCCCAGAATGTATCCTAATTTTTGGCCTAATTCTTCTTCTGATGATTGATTCAACCTCTGATCAAAAAGATATACCTTGGTTATATTTCATCTCTTCAACAAGTTTAGTGATGAGCATAACGGCCCTATTGTTCCGATGGAGAGAAGAACCTATGATTAGCTTTTCGGGCTCAAATAGAGCCTGTAATTTGTTTTGGGTTTGGGAAGCTAAATTATGTAACGGAGATTTTAGAGATCAAGGGGTCGCATGTGCACACACCCTTGCTCTATACTCCCTCCACCGCTGTTGTGAAGTCGTAAAACTTTGTAAATGAACACATGGTAAgaattatttttttgaaactagcATGGTATGACTTTTGTAAATGAATAACACATGGTAATTTCGAAGCTCCCTTGCCTGCTTGCCAATGCCAGCCGTTGCAAAATTTACATCTCCAAGCACAAAGGCCCATCAATCTTAGAAGGCAACCGGAATCCACAAAGAAAAAAGCACTGTCATGTAGGCCCAGGTAGCTACTTCATGCAAAAAGGCCCATCAATCCACTAACAAAAGTCCACTAATCAATCATCCATTACCAATTTACCTGTCTACTCAAATCCCACGGGGACTCACCAACTCTGACCTGTCAATCCACACACccgtttttggcgggaaaccaAGAAATGGTAAACACAACGAGATCCTACACCGGGATTTGTCCCGTGACAAATCGGGGTGGTGTATTGTTTTCGTGAGTCTAACATTTTTGAGAAACAAAAAGATATTTCCGTCCACGTAATCACCCGAAGTAGGCCCCACCATCTCACCCCAGGACCCCACCATCCTCAAATGCAAAGAGTCTTCCACCCCAAATTCACGTTAAACCCAAATTCACACACCCACCTCCTTAAACACCACCACGTGTGCTTTCCAAAAGATCACCACCGTCTATGCCAGGTATGTCGGTCAGAAATCACGGGCAGGTCAGAAAAATACGGATCAGCCGTTAAGATCATATCGTACGGTCAAAAATGAAACCTCAACCCTAGACGGGCAGGTCACGGGCAGATCTCAATTCCTTTAAGAAGTGGTGCTCCCCCTCTCTTCAATCCTCGTCTTCTAGAGAGAGAAATCCTTTCCGTCTTCTTCATTCTTTTCCGTTTAGGGTTCAGTACCGGTCTCTCTGGTTCAGATTCCGACCAAATCTCCGGTCATCTTCAACTATTCCGATCATAAAATTCAGatgattcttcttttcttgtctTCATTACGCCATCATCATTAAAACCCCTCCGTCATCCTAGGTCTGTTTGTTGTTAGGTTTGATGCATGGCTTCAGCTCTTCTAGCAAGTAGGAATGAACCACACTGGGGAGAAGGAACGGTTTATAtgaggcaaaaccctaatttcacttctttttcttcttcttctgcaaaccCTAATAAAAAACAGATCTATGATGATCATCATCTATCCACACCAACGGCACAAAAGACTCACCATggaaggtatcaacatcaacagcagcagcagaacagtAATAATTTCCATTCTCCTGATGCTCCTCCGCCTTCGATTTCGAATGATTCatcaaatcgaaaccctaattttggaaaggAGTTGAATAATAGAagaggtggtggcggcggcggattTGGAGAGTCGACGAAGAATGGGTATGTTAAATTCAATATATCAGAGTATTCTAAGAATGAACTTAAAGATCTGAAGAGAAGGTTTGTTTTTGAGCTTCATCAAGTTAGGGAATTAAGTAGTCAGATTGAATCACGGCAAATTTCAAGATCTTACGGTGGTGGCGGTGGGTTTTCTTCCGGTGGTCCTGGTGGTTCTGGTTCTCCACCAAATTACAGTTTGCCTCCGGCCAAGAaaggaagtggtggtggtggtctgaAACGGCCTTATCCATTTGTTGAAGCCAAACGAGGACCTGGAGAAGCAAGGCTGATTGGGACTATGAAGAAGAAATGTACTACAATCTTGAAGAAATTGCTGACAGATAAATACGGGATGCATGTCTTTAATGTACCAGTTGATCCAATTAAATTGATGCTTCATGATTACGAAACGATTATTAAAAACCCAATGGATCTTGGTACTGTGAAAGGGAAGCTGGAGAAAGGTGTATACAGAACACCATTAGAATTTGCTGCAGATGTTAGGTTAACATTTCAAAATGCATTGCTGTACAACCCTAAAGGTCATGAAGTAAACAGTTTAGCTGAACGACTTCTTAAGACATTCAATGAGATTTTCGATCCTGCTTATCAGAAATTCGAGAGTGATTTGAAGAAGGTGGAGAATGAGAATGGTTGTCGGAGTAGAAGTAGCAGCATTGTTGTTCCGATTGGGATTTCTGATGATGAACGAGAACAACAACGAACTGGTTCTGGTTCTATTCGGCGGAAGGATTTTGCATCATCAACCACTCCAGATAGAATGAGGACTGTGACACCTGATAGAATTATGCATAAACCACCACCATTCAGAGGGAATTCAAATCAGCAGTCGTCGAAGCAGCTTTTACTTCCACCTCGATCACCATTAGCGTTACCACAACCTGCACAGCCAGTGATGCCTGCTGCTCTTCCTGTGTATCAACAACAAGCTGTGAAACAGATGATTGGAGGAATAGGAAGACCTTGGAGTGGGAAGCAGCCAAAGCCGAAAGCTAAAGATgcatataaaagagatatgagTACTATTGAGAAGGAGAAATTGGGTGATCTGTTGCAGAATTTACCTCCAGATAGGATGGATCAAGCCTTGCAGATTATTAGAAAGAGAAATCCTGATCTACCTCAAGATGGGGATGAGATTGAGCTTGATATTGAAGCTTTTGATGTTGAGACACTTTGGGAGCTTGATAGGTTTATGGGTAATTACAAGAAGATGCTGAGTAAAATCAGAAAACAGTCACTTCCTGGTGGGAATCAGAATTATCCGGCAATTGAAGAGAACAAGGTGAGAATGCTGTTCTGATTTGAGTGCCTATTTCTCTTTTGTTTGCCTTGTTGCAATGCACTTTACTAATGTTTGTGTTTTGAATTCTGCAGTCTCCTATCGCTGTTGAGATGCCTGAAGCTGCAGCTATCAAAAACAACAACAGGAAAGCTGAAAACACTGTCATGGAAGAGGATGTTGACATTGGTGAGGACATTCCTACTAGTAGTTTCCCTCCAGTGGAGATTGAGAAAGATGCAGGTTATGCTAGTGACAACAAATCTGGTGCTAGTACTGGTAGTTCCAGCAGTGATGATTCATCTTCTGATAGTGGTATGGGTTTTATAAATTTGGGTTCCCCCCCTGTGTCACTCTTGTCCTGCAATTGTTAATTGTGTTGGAGTTGTGATGTAATTTGGTGTTAATTGCAGATTCAGATTCTGGTAGTTCTTCAGACAGtgattctgatggtgatgaagcaCAATCTCCTTTCGTTAAACAAAATGATGGATTCGATTAGTTTGTCCAATGAGAGTAGAGAGTTGTGCATTGAGTAATGGTGTTCTAGGTATAATTTCTCATCCTTGATATTCTACAAGTGTATTGTTCAATTCAGTGTCTATTTTACTGAATTGGGTTCTTCTATTTGGTGGTTGTCTGCAGAAGAGAGTTAGGTTTGGAAAAATGATAGGAAaaattggtagcagtggtggTAGAATTTGGGTTTTGAGCTAGTTGGATTGAACTAGCAGCTAAAAATTGTGCAGGTTTTGTAAAAAGAAAATGTGACTGAATCAAAAATTGACTTTTAAGGCAGGTGTTAGGATTTAGGCAAGATTAGATCAGAGAGAGATACACAAGAAGAAGATAGAATGGTTGAATAGTATTTGGTGACAATAGAAGAAGAAGTGGTGAAGAAAATGGGTGGTTTCTTTAAATTTGTTCTTTATTTTTCGTTGTACAAAAACATCACGGTTTAATGGAGTTTCATTATGCTCTAAAGCAAGTTTTTTCTTTGGATCACTTTCTCTGTTGCTGCGCTATTGAGTGGTGAGaaaatgttttttgttttttggaatgTCATCAAGCATGTGATCCTTCAGATTTGGTGTCCTGTTTTTTAATGTCTAGTTCTTGTCAATCCTCTTATGCAACAGCTAAGTTCCACACTGTCAAATGTCCTTTGATACTATTTACCCACATCTAAGTAAGATCCACAAACAATGAAAAACTTTAATGTACCATGAACTTAAAGAGTGTACAATTATCCCATAGAGTCTAATACAATACAATGATTTGTACAGCAACAACAACTTTACAGACTCATAACTTTTGTATGGATGTGGGAATGGAATACTGACCAAAAaacaatctcaaaatttctgaacCAATTGGCTGGATTTCGCATGGGTTATGAATTGATGGATTTTGCAGTGTGCAAATTGAAAGCAAGAAGAAGTGGAAAACCTTTCTCTTTTGTTGAACTTTTGTATGGATGTGGGAATGGAATACTGACCAACCAACCAAAAGTATGCAAGATTTTCTAAGAGAGAAGGGGCTTTTAATGTTTGGTTGAAAGCTGAAAACTTGTATTATGTGTGTTTACCTTAAAAACTCGCCTTTTCCCAACAACTGAGATCTTCCTTATTCAATTCAATTCTGAGCTGCCTTGAATAACTATCTGGAAACTCTAAGCAGACCAGCAGAGAAGTGGTTGGAATGCATTGGGATTTCATTTAAGAACCTGAGTTAATAGTAGTATTAGGGATCAATCTAGGTGGCATTACAAAATATACCACCATACAGGACTGCAGAGGATCAGAAGTACAAAGCTTTCAagattcaatcaaatcaaaagtAAATCTTCTTCAATTTATGAGAAACAAATAAAAAGTTTCATTATGAACCTATCAGTTGTCATGTGCCGTGTTTTCATACTTGCATAACTTTAACATCACCAAAAAGCAAGGGTAAGAAGAGGCGAAAACGTTTAGCGAGGAGCTCTTTGTGCTTAAAGATGTACGTCTAAGTTTGTTTAGTTGAGAAACAGTCTTGCAAAAGTGATTAAGACGATTTCCAACTATTCATACATGAGAAAAAAACAATTGGAATGAGATGGAAGCAAGGGCAATAAggcaaaaataaagtaaaagggTTGTTTTGATATTATGAGTAAAGGCATCAACATCATGTGGCACATGGTTGGGAGAGATAGTGGGGTCATTGGATTTCTGTTTTCGGAATTGATAATTGACATCATAGGAATACGTATGATCTTTGGTTCTTCATTTTTGGTGCAATGATGTATCTCATACAACCACTACCACCAAGGAAAGTTCGTTTTCTAGTTATATACATACATCAAGCTCTCTGAGTCCGTAGGGCATTATACATCGGTAGCTCAAACTAGGTTTATAATAGAAGTCAAACGGGTAATAATTCTGGGACCAAATAAATCCGAGAATCCAAAGTAGATTAGTCGATTCAATGGATTTTGAAACAGACTTTGACGAAGTAATGTGCAGCTTAATGGACTGAGGACCAAGTCAAAACAAAGTCCGAAGCTGGCCTATGTGTTTCTATATTGATCTAGAGCCacacaaagtgtcaaggaaaataAGCCATAGGGTAGTTGCATACCTTGGAGGCAGAAAAGGTGCTAATACATGAAGCATCTTTAACATGTTTTTCTTCTGGACACGGAGTTGAAGTAGTTCCGACTTCTACCATTGGCTGGAAAGGTTGCCATAAAAAATTACAATGCGAATCAACTTATTAAAAGTTATAGCTACACTGGCTATTAGTAAGGCTATAGGTGAAAATGACGAGGGGCTTGTAGGCACAGAACTTACCATTTATTCATTGAGCTTTCTTCGGCTTCTGTAGACTGTTGTCACTCCACAACTTCCAAGTTTCTTCTCCTACTATAATGTTTCTGCAATAGCAACTATCTGTATTAGTAAACATAACAAGAGCATACACAAGACACAGAACGTAGAAGActgcgagtttttttttttctttcactccACTATAAAGATAAGGGAAAGAAGATACATATCCGAATTTCTACAGTATGGCGAGGTCAGAGAATCAACTTCCAAAGAACCCATGGGATTGACTGTAAGGGCTAGGAGGCAGCCTCGACAGCCTCCATACCAAAGACAGAATAACCAAGATAACTGTTATGAAAATTGAATTGACAGGCTCTCCTTATTTCAGTAAATATCACCTCATTTGCTTCTTCGGAAATATGCTTTCAGGGGTATTTATCTAATCTCTACCCCGATCACTTAATGAACAGACCACACTGCCTGATACTTCCATGTCTCTCTAAAAGATCTATGACAGCCTCCAAGGCAGAATAGAATATCATTCCGGCTATTTTATTTCTTTCCCCACTATCTAAAATAAACCTCTAGATGTAAATAGAGGCGTTTTATAGTCACCACAACGCTTCAGAGTGGCATTTAGGAACCGGTACTAGGCTTATCCAAGGGTCCCTGCACAAAAAGTGAATTCCCCTTGTGCAACCAGGTGTAGAAAGTCACATCAACAATCACCATCAACATTCCATTGCATTTAACTTGTAATAATCTTTTTAAGTGAACAAGAATCAAATCCCAACTTGAACACTGGCAGACCCTTTCAACAATTAGGTGACTGGAAGCCAAGACAAAAGAAGACTCACACAAACCGCCTCACCAACTAGACATCCTTAAGATTTGAGAAGCACAGTTACATAAGTCTAGATTGTAACTTGTATCTGAGTAATGCCTTTGTTGAGAGTCTAGCTGCTCTTGGATTAACAAAATCCCTTAATCCTTCAATTCACAAAAAAGTATAAATTGACCACTAAAGATGTGAACAATTCGATTAAGATCACATCGATACAAATAACCTAAGACGATCCAAGAACATAAAGTGGTTGTATCTATCTATTGCTGCAAATTACTCATCTAACTTCAACAAAGACTACCTAACTTTCTCCCATAATCTAATAGAATtacaaattgaaaaacaaaattaaaacagATACAAATAGCCCCTAAGAATTTGAGATCATCAGCAAGAACAATAAGCAAATACCTCAAGTGCTTTCTGAAAAAACCCTCTCCATGGTTGAACACAGTGATCCAAAATCAACTGACTGCTACACAACCCAGAAACAGAAATTAGTTGAATATAAAAGAAATCATCTAAACCTaaagaattatttttattttttgaaattcaGAAATCTAAATCTATTAATATCAAAAGGAATTActgatttcttctcttttctaaAAGAAGGAACTTTAATAAAAGAATTTGAATAAGGCAAGAAGAATCTTCAGAGTGATTTTCATTCAAAATAAAGTAGATCTTCTTAAACACACCTCATTAAAACCTTACATCTCTCTCAGTACTCCACCTCtactccattttttttttattttgtaaaaagcCCAAATTTTGGAAGGAGTTTTCACTGAGAGAGAGATGAGGATGATCAGTGTGAGACCATTACTGGTGGTCATGGAGGAAAACTGGTTAAAGGAATCCTTCCTGACACATAACCCAACTTCCCCCAACCCAATCTGTTGGGGGACCAACTTTTTTATTGAAAATTGTAAAAACAAAGAATTGTCAACATTTCTTCATGGGAGTCATGGGACCAATAATTTTTTTGGTGCATAAGTATACAAAAATTTGGGGAACAGAGTGAATGTATTCAGGACAATATTGTTAAAGGGGCGTCAGATTTCAATAGAAGGACGATAATAAGATAAAAAGGGTCACTACGCGGCTCTTAtccaaaaaaagtttaaaaatgactaaataatttttatataatttagtgttgataatttAGTTTAGTATTAATGATTAAATTCCACTTCAATTAAatttaaatcaaaataaaatcaaattttagagtttaaaaaaaaataatccatttttttacattttcagaactAATTATGGTTGGAATTTTGCTagtaaccaaccgtaaatcttagttacggttcgtaaactaaaatggttaccaaccatAACAGTACTTACGGTTCATCTCGAATTTTAATTATGAACCGTAATTGGTGATCTTTCTGAACTCTGGGTTCCAAGGTTATTTACGGTTCATAATTCTGGTATAGATATCAACCGTAAGTTCACTTACGGTTGAAAAAAAAccgaagaaaattctcagatataagaacatacggttggtaacaattcagttaccaaccgtaacaacatcaaaatctccagttCCGGTTCGttattgagttaaaatcaaccgtaactcacataaacccagaaatttgaatttgaattttcatctaaaaccctattttttgatagaaattaaacttaaatcgaacaaaataaaccaaaccgtaactgggttttcaaaacataccacatataagtcattacactacacttgattaattttcgaatcgtcgattaatcgaagacggtgaaattttgagttttaatgtaagttacggttgatgggaggaggagaagagaaaaagaaagaacacaaattTTAAATTTAGCTTTGATTAAGGTTAAAAAAATGGGGaaggtaatctagtcaattacaCCCCATATaaaacatcccctaaccaactagaggaaCATTATTATCACACTGCCATCCCTCTAACGGAATCCACCCGCCTTTTAACAAGTTACATTTAATATGTGGCCATTTGGCTGGTGTTGGATTTCTTTTTGGTCCATTTCTGCAGTTGGGGGTGTCACAAGATCAATTTTGATGGGATATTATCTCCGACAAGGATGCCAAAAATGGTAGCCGTTGGGGTAATTTGGATTTTATCAGTATTCTGAAGAGCACCATGCACATAGAAATGAATTGTTTCAATCAGCAAAATATACAGCCAAAGCTAAAAGACAAGTTCCTTTTCTTTTAAGTAACTTGTTATAGGGGCGGGCATGTTCCATCATACGGATGGAAAATGTGATAATAATGTCTCTCTAGTAGGTTAGGGATGTCCTATAAGGGTGTAAATTGACTAATTTACTCATTCTTTTGTGGTTGAAAATACATAATtgtcctttcttatttctaaacctaatgaatcaaaaaaaaatcaaaacaattttttttttcatcttcatcttctcttctcctcttccattaaaacttaaattttcatcgtcctcgattaatcGGAAATTTGAAAAATTGGTAATtattgattgaaaactatattagagatgccgaagaagaaggttcaCGAAGATTGaagttaattttgtatcaaaaattagggttttggatcaaaattgaaattgaaatttatgtgttgcatgtgagttatgGTTGGTAATAACGCCAATTGGAACCGTAATTATAGATTTGGTTGATGctacggttcatttaactcaaataccaaccataagttcttgattttgagataaaatgttCAGTTACGATTTTTCTTTTGGAACCGTAaattacttacggttggtctcgttacttaagttacgaaccgtaatttgtcctggattttttttttttttacggtttgtatttgcatcacTGTTATCAACAGTAATTGAGTTACGACTTATAACTCAAATAAACTTACCAATCGTAGGTTAGTTACGGTTGATCTCTATTCataagttaccaaccgtaatttgttaCGTTTGCTATATGCTGTaattctaccaaccgtaactggtattgcGATTGGGTTTTCCAAAAATTGAACCAGTTgcggttggtattcgatactttTGAAACCATAACTgcaagttacggttggtaacgatcTAAATTCCAatcgtaagttcttctgaaattttaaaagtttcgatttttttacgtaatttagataattttgagcgacaaaaatCTAATGGGAACTAttttagagattcacccatctcaaatttatcactggaatcactcattttggttgagtgaatcaaaatctaaggTTTCTAtcacaaatttttttcttttctttctcctctaaacttttttttttgaactttaaaaatctgattttaatttgttttaaagttaatataagtgaaatttgattatcaaAACGAAACTAGATTATCAAGACTAAACTATGCAAGagttaattagtcattttcaaaaatatttatAAGGGGTATTtcgaattaccatgtaatgaccttttttgtctatTCACTGCCGCCTCTCTAATGGGATCCGCCGCCCCTTTAACAAGATTGTCTTTTAAACATTTGTCCAACTTTAAcacttgttttgcttttgttttcgcATGTTGAAAGAATACACTATAGTGCATGAATTTTGTTCGCTTTAGACCCATTCGAATGctcatgtcaaaaaaaaaatgtttggcaTATCAGATGGTATGATAAACGAATTGCATCGTTATGGGAAAACAACTAAGAGACAGAGTTTCTAGCGACTGACATTGATAATATCGTCAGCGATAAAATCATTATCGCCAGCGCCGTCATAGATATCGTTCGGTATTGACTCTAGCGCCAGCGTTATAATTAATATCGCCAACGCTCGACTTTCTAACGCCTATAAATATCGCACCGTTTCTTCTTCCCCTTCACACCTCCCcc includes the following:
- the LOC113286606 gene encoding transcription factor GTE2-like, with translation MASALLASRNEPHWGEGTVYMRQNPNFTSFSSSSANPNKKQIYDDHHLSTPTAQKTHHGRYQHQQQQQNSNNFHSPDAPPPSISNDSSNRNPNFGKELNNRRGGGGGGFGESTKNGYVKFNISEYSKNELKDLKRRFVFELHQVRELSSQIESRQISRSYGGGGGFSSGGPGGSGSPPNYSLPPAKKGSGGGGLKRPYPFVEAKRGPGEARLIGTMKKKCTTILKKLLTDKYGMHVFNVPVDPIKLMLHDYETIIKNPMDLGTVKGKLEKGVYRTPLEFAADVRLTFQNALLYNPKGHEVNSLAERLLKTFNEIFDPAYQKFESDLKKVENENGCRSRSSSIVVPIGISDDEREQQRTGSGSIRRKDFASSTTPDRMRTVTPDRIMHKPPPFRGNSNQQSSKQLLLPPRSPLALPQPAQPVMPAALPVYQQQAVKQMIGGIGRPWSGKQPKPKAKDAYKRDMSTIEKEKLGDLLQNLPPDRMDQALQIIRKRNPDLPQDGDEIELDIEAFDVETLWELDRFMGNYKKMLSKIRKQSLPGGNQNYPAIEENKSPIAVEMPEAAAIKNNNRKAENTVMEEDVDIGEDIPTSSFPPVEIEKDAGYASDNKSGASTGSSSSDDSSSDSDSDSGSSSDSDSDGDEAQSPFVKQNDGFD